The Anabaena sp. WA102 genome contains a region encoding:
- a CDS encoding UDP-N-acetylmuramoyl-tripeptide--D-alanyl-D-alanine ligase: MSVSITISQLLEVLIAEPVNVSVSTLTQLAIGIQTDTRILQPGEVFLALRGEKFDGHDFVPTAIAQGAIVAIVDRHYENPGFPVLRVKDTLKAYQQIAKWWRESFAIPVIGITGSVGKTTTKELISAVLATKGKVHKTYGNFNNEIGVPKTLLEMGRENNFAVIEMAMRGRGQIAELTEIVKPTIGVITNVGTAHIELLGSEEAIAEAKCELLATMPNDSIAILNYDNPLLMETAAKFWQGKVISYGFSGGDIQGELTDNETVEVAGMRLPLPLPGRHNATNFLAALAVAKVLEIDWQLLQSGIMVNMPTGRSQRFTLPNDVVILDETYNAAPEAMLAALQLLADTPGKRKIAVLGAMKELGERSPELHRKVGEMVKNLHLDGLLVLVDGQDAEIIANSADNISCECFTNHADLVTRLKTFMQTGDRLLFKAAHSVGLDRVVNQLRAEFTN; the protein is encoded by the coding sequence ATGTCAGTCTCTATCACTATCTCTCAACTGCTTGAAGTTCTTATCGCTGAACCTGTGAATGTATCTGTATCTACCTTAACTCAGTTGGCTATTGGGATACAAACAGATACCCGCATTTTGCAACCAGGGGAAGTGTTTTTGGCTTTGCGAGGAGAAAAGTTTGACGGACATGATTTTGTACCCACAGCGATCGCTCAAGGGGCTATAGTTGCAATAGTTGATCGTCATTACGAAAATCCCGGTTTTCCGGTTTTGCGGGTTAAAGATACTTTAAAGGCATATCAACAAATTGCTAAATGGTGGCGCGAAAGCTTTGCTATTCCTGTCATTGGCATCACAGGTTCAGTCGGGAAAACCACAACCAAAGAATTAATTTCCGCAGTTTTAGCCACAAAAGGCAAAGTTCATAAAACCTACGGGAATTTTAATAATGAAATAGGTGTTCCCAAAACCCTGTTAGAAATGGGTAGAGAAAATAACTTTGCTGTCATCGAAATGGCTATGCGGGGAAGGGGACAAATTGCCGAATTGACAGAAATTGTTAAACCGACAATTGGGGTAATTACTAATGTAGGCACGGCGCATATTGAGTTACTTGGTTCAGAAGAAGCCATTGCAGAAGCTAAATGTGAATTATTAGCAACCATGCCAAATGATAGTATTGCTATTCTTAATTATGATAATCCATTATTAATGGAAACGGCAGCGAAGTTCTGGCAGGGTAAAGTTATCAGTTATGGTTTTTCCGGTGGCGATATTCAAGGAGAATTAACTGATAATGAAACTGTAGAAGTTGCGGGAATGCGTCTACCTTTACCTTTACCCGGTCGTCATAATGCTACCAATTTTTTAGCAGCTTTAGCAGTAGCCAAGGTATTAGAAATTGATTGGCAATTATTACAATCTGGTATTATGGTAAATATGCCCACAGGTAGAAGTCAACGCTTTACTTTACCTAATGATGTGGTGATTTTAGATGAAACCTATAATGCCGCCCCAGAAGCCATGTTAGCAGCTTTACAGTTGTTAGCAGACACACCCGGAAAGCGAAAAATTGCGGTTTTAGGGGCAATGAAAGAACTAGGAGAAAGATCCCCAGAACTTCATCGAAAAGTTGGAGAAATGGTCAAGAATTTGCATCTGGATGGTTTATTGGTATTAGTTGATGGTCAAGATGCGGAAATTATTGCTAATAGTGCCGATAATATATCTTGCGAATGTTTCACAAATCATGCTGATTTGGTAACAAGATTAAAAACATTTATGCAAACAGGCGATCGCCTATTATTCAAAGCCGCCCATTCTGTGGGATTAGATCGAGTTGTTAACCAATTGCGGGCAGAATTTACCAATTAA